In a genomic window of Carassius gibelio isolate Cgi1373 ecotype wild population from Czech Republic chromosome A3, carGib1.2-hapl.c, whole genome shotgun sequence:
- the LOC127952895 gene encoding hemoglobin subunit alpha, whose translation MSLSDKDKSIVKGLWAKISPKADEIGAEAFGRMLTVYPQTKTYFSHWADLSPGGAQVKKHGKVIMGAVGDAVSKIDDLVGGLMALSELHAFKLRVDPANFKILAHNVIVVIGMLFPGDFTPEVHMSVDKFFQNLALALAEKYR comes from the exons ATGTCTCTCTCTGATAAGGACAAGTCTATTGTGAAGGGCTTGTGGGCTAAGATTAGCCCCAAGGCCGATGAAATCGGCGCTGAAGCCTTCGGCAG AATGCTGACCGTCTACCCTCAGACCAAGACCTACTTCTCCCACTGGGCTGACCTGAGCCCTGGGGGTGCTCAAGTGAAGAAGCACGGCAAGGTTATCATGGGTGCAGTCGGCGATGCCGTATCAAAAATAGACGACCTTGTGGGAGGTCTGATGGCCCTGAGCGAACTTCATGCTTTCAAGCTGCGTGTTGACCCGGCCAACTTCAAG ATCCTCGCACACAATGTCATTGTGGTCATCGGCATGCTCTTCCCTGGAGACTTCACCCCAGAGGTTCATATGTCAGTTGACAAGTTTTTCCAGAACTTGGCCCTGGCTCTTGCTGAGAAGTACCGCTAA
- the LOC127952756 gene encoding GATOR complex protein NPRL3 isoform X2 has translation MYKQWSVELNPDVKLMQKQTESSLQPNGEKTSPISVILVSSGSRGNKLLFRYPFQRVCENTSSATSKQRSPYVLNTSSDSVEDQDGDSRFSDSILATILATKSDMCGKKFELKIDNVRFVGHPTLLQPPHTVQVSKTDPSPKRELPTMILFSVVFALRANADASVINCMHNLSRRIAIALQHEERRCQYLTREAKLMLAVQDEVTTMTETNGTPQSPFRQILPKCKLARDLTEAYDSLCTTGVVRLHINNWLEVSFCLPHKIHRVGGKHIPPEALECSLKAIRPYHALLLLDNEKALLAQLPLDCSPALVRLIKTCSAVKNLQQLAQDADLALLQVFQIAAHLVYWGKAIIIYPLCENNVYMLSPHANICIYSPLAEQFALQFPGHDLPSMLAKFSLPVSLSEFRNPLDAPVHEAQLIQMVVWMLQHRLLFQLHTYVCLLVPPIEEEPGLREEELPLVTRVTGRSLSTPSALSFGSPTSSDDMTLTSPSMDNSSAELQTGGDSPLNKRMTETLLASLTEHERQAILRVPAAQNPEDLRLFARLLHYFRGHHHLEEIMYNENMRRSQLKTLLDKFRSVLVITNHEDPIISLFQSPPD, from the exons ATGTACAAGCAGTGGTCTGTAGAGTTAAATCCAGATGTGAAGCTGATGCAGAAACAGACCGAATCCAGCCTGCAgccaaatggagaaaaaacaagtCCCATAAGTGTTATACTAGTTAGCTCTGGCAGCAGAGGAAATAAACTACTCTTTCGATACCCGTTTCAGAGGGTGTGTGAAAACACTTCATCAGCAACAT CAAAACAGCGGAGTCCATATGTGCTGAACACCTCAAGTGACTCTGTAGAGGACCAGGATGGCGATTCAAG GTTTTCTGATAGTATTCTTGCCACCATCTTGGCCACCAAGTCTGATATGTGCGGCAAGAAGTTTGAACTAAAAATAGACAATGTGCGCTTCGTCGGACATCCAACCTTACTGCAGCCTCCACATACTGTTCAG GTCTCCAAAACTGACCCCTCCCCCAAAAGAGAACTGCCCACCATGATCCTGTTCAGTGTCGTTTTTGCATTAAGG GCCAACGCAGACGCCTCAGTCATCAACTGTATGCATAACCTGTCTCGTCGCATTGCCATCGCCCTGCAGCACGAGGAGCGCAGGTGTCAGTACCTCACCAGAGAGGCCAAGCTCATGCTGGCTGTGCAGGACGAGGTCACCACCATGACTGAGA CGAACGGCACCCCACAGTCACCGTTTCGCCAGATCCTTCCCAAGTGCAAATTAGCAAGAGACCTAACCGAGGCCTATGACAG TCTCTGCACAACTGGAGTGGTTCGGCTTCACATTAATAACTGGCTTGAGGTCAGTTTCTGTCTGCCACATAAAATCCATCGTGTAGGAGGGAAACACATCCCACCAGAAGCTCTTGAGTGCAGCCTAAAGGCCATTCG GCCCTATCACGCACTGCTGCTCCTGGACAACGAGAAGGCCTTACTGGCTCAGCTCCCACTGGACTGCTCTCCTGCTCTGGTCCGGCTCATCAAGACCTGCTCAGCCGTGAAGAACCTGCAGCAGCTGGCTCAAGATGCTGACCTGGCTCTCCTACAG GTCTTCCAGATAGCTGCACATCTGGTATACTGGGGTAAAGCCATCATTATCTATCCTCTCTGTGAGAACAACGTGTATATGCTCTCTCCCCATGCAAACATCTGCAT CTATTCTCCTTTGGCTGAGCAGTTTGCCCTCCAATTTCCAGGCCATGACCTGCCCTCCATGTTAGCTAAATTCTCACTTCCTGTGTCTCTGTCTGAGTTCAGGAATCCACTAGATGCCCCAGTGCATGAG GCCCAGCTCATTCAGATGGTGGTCTGGATGCTCCAGCACCGGCTGCTGTTTCAGCTACATACGTATGTTTGTCTGCTGGTCCCGCCTATTGAGGAGGAGCCTGGTCTGCGGGAGGAGGAGCTACCCCTAGTCACACGCGTTACAGGCCGGAGTCTGAGCACGCCCAGCGCCCTGAGTTTCGGCTCTCCCA CAAGTAGCGATGACATGACCCTCACGAGTCCCAGTATGGATAACTCGAGCGCTGAGCTCCAGACTGGAGGAGACTCTCCTCTCAATAAAAGAATGACAGAAACTCTTCTGGCCAGCCTGACTGAACATGAGCGGCAGGCCATCCTCCGTGTCCCAGCAGCACAGAACCCCGAGGACCTACGCTTGTTTGCCAG GCTGCTGCATTATTTCAGAGGCCATCATCACCTGGAAGAGATCATGTACAATGAGAACATGCGTCGCTCGCAGCTGAAAACTTTATTAGATAAGTTTCGTAGTGTCTTGGTGATAACCAACCACGAGGACCCCATCATCTCTCTGTTTCAATCTCCACCTGACTAA
- the LOC127952872 gene encoding hemoglobin subunit beta: MVEWTDAERSAIIGLWGKLNPDELGPQALARCLIVYPWTQRYFASFGNLSSPAAIMGNPKVAAHGRTVMGGLERAIKNMDNIKATYAPLSVMHSEKLHVDPDNFRLLADCITVCAAMKFGPSGFNADVQEAWQKFLSVVVSALCRQYH; the protein is encoded by the exons ATGGTTGAGTGGACAGATGCTGAGCGTAGTGCCATCATTGGCCTGTGGGGAAAGCTCAATCCCGACGAACTCGGACCTCAGGCCCTGGCCAG GTGTCTGATCGTGTATCCCTGGACTCAGAGATATTTCGCCTCCTTTGGGAACCTGTCAAGCCCCGCTGCGATCATGGGTAACCCCAAGGTGGCAGCTCACGGCAGGACTGTGATGGGTGGTCTGGAGAGAGCCATCAAGAACATGGATAACATCAAGGCCACCTATGCGCCACTCAGTGTGATGCACTCTGAGAAACTGCATGTGGATCCCGACAACTTCAGG CTTTTGGCTGACTGCATCACCGTGTGCGCTGCCATGAAGTTCGGCCCCTCTGGCTTCAATGCTGACGTCCAGGAGGCCTGGCAGAAGTTTCTGTCTGTCGTCGTTTCCGCCCTGTGCAGACAGTACCACTAG
- the LOC127952756 gene encoding GATOR complex protein NPRL3 isoform X1 translates to MYKQWSVELNPDVKLMQKQTESSLQPNGEKTSPISVILVSSGSRGNKLLFRYPFQRVCENTSSATSKQRSPYVLNTSSDSVEDQDGDSREQTPLTDEQLVAGFSDSILATILATKSDMCGKKFELKIDNVRFVGHPTLLQPPHTVQVSKTDPSPKRELPTMILFSVVFALRANADASVINCMHNLSRRIAIALQHEERRCQYLTREAKLMLAVQDEVTTMTETNGTPQSPFRQILPKCKLARDLTEAYDSLCTTGVVRLHINNWLEVSFCLPHKIHRVGGKHIPPEALECSLKAIRPYHALLLLDNEKALLAQLPLDCSPALVRLIKTCSAVKNLQQLAQDADLALLQVFQIAAHLVYWGKAIIIYPLCENNVYMLSPHANICIYSPLAEQFALQFPGHDLPSMLAKFSLPVSLSEFRNPLDAPVHEAQLIQMVVWMLQHRLLFQLHTYVCLLVPPIEEEPGLREEELPLVTRVTGRSLSTPSALSFGSPTSSDDMTLTSPSMDNSSAELQTGGDSPLNKRMTETLLASLTEHERQAILRVPAAQNPEDLRLFARLLHYFRGHHHLEEIMYNENMRRSQLKTLLDKFRSVLVITNHEDPIISLFQSPPD, encoded by the exons ATGTACAAGCAGTGGTCTGTAGAGTTAAATCCAGATGTGAAGCTGATGCAGAAACAGACCGAATCCAGCCTGCAgccaaatggagaaaaaacaagtCCCATAAGTGTTATACTAGTTAGCTCTGGCAGCAGAGGAAATAAACTACTCTTTCGATACCCGTTTCAGAGGGTGTGTGAAAACACTTCATCAGCAACAT CAAAACAGCGGAGTCCATATGTGCTGAACACCTCAAGTGACTCTGTAGAGGACCAGGATGGCGATTCAAG AGAACAAACTCCACTAACTGATGAACAGTTGGTAGCAGG GTTTTCTGATAGTATTCTTGCCACCATCTTGGCCACCAAGTCTGATATGTGCGGCAAGAAGTTTGAACTAAAAATAGACAATGTGCGCTTCGTCGGACATCCAACCTTACTGCAGCCTCCACATACTGTTCAG GTCTCCAAAACTGACCCCTCCCCCAAAAGAGAACTGCCCACCATGATCCTGTTCAGTGTCGTTTTTGCATTAAGG GCCAACGCAGACGCCTCAGTCATCAACTGTATGCATAACCTGTCTCGTCGCATTGCCATCGCCCTGCAGCACGAGGAGCGCAGGTGTCAGTACCTCACCAGAGAGGCCAAGCTCATGCTGGCTGTGCAGGACGAGGTCACCACCATGACTGAGA CGAACGGCACCCCACAGTCACCGTTTCGCCAGATCCTTCCCAAGTGCAAATTAGCAAGAGACCTAACCGAGGCCTATGACAG TCTCTGCACAACTGGAGTGGTTCGGCTTCACATTAATAACTGGCTTGAGGTCAGTTTCTGTCTGCCACATAAAATCCATCGTGTAGGAGGGAAACACATCCCACCAGAAGCTCTTGAGTGCAGCCTAAAGGCCATTCG GCCCTATCACGCACTGCTGCTCCTGGACAACGAGAAGGCCTTACTGGCTCAGCTCCCACTGGACTGCTCTCCTGCTCTGGTCCGGCTCATCAAGACCTGCTCAGCCGTGAAGAACCTGCAGCAGCTGGCTCAAGATGCTGACCTGGCTCTCCTACAG GTCTTCCAGATAGCTGCACATCTGGTATACTGGGGTAAAGCCATCATTATCTATCCTCTCTGTGAGAACAACGTGTATATGCTCTCTCCCCATGCAAACATCTGCAT CTATTCTCCTTTGGCTGAGCAGTTTGCCCTCCAATTTCCAGGCCATGACCTGCCCTCCATGTTAGCTAAATTCTCACTTCCTGTGTCTCTGTCTGAGTTCAGGAATCCACTAGATGCCCCAGTGCATGAG GCCCAGCTCATTCAGATGGTGGTCTGGATGCTCCAGCACCGGCTGCTGTTTCAGCTACATACGTATGTTTGTCTGCTGGTCCCGCCTATTGAGGAGGAGCCTGGTCTGCGGGAGGAGGAGCTACCCCTAGTCACACGCGTTACAGGCCGGAGTCTGAGCACGCCCAGCGCCCTGAGTTTCGGCTCTCCCA CAAGTAGCGATGACATGACCCTCACGAGTCCCAGTATGGATAACTCGAGCGCTGAGCTCCAGACTGGAGGAGACTCTCCTCTCAATAAAAGAATGACAGAAACTCTTCTGGCCAGCCTGACTGAACATGAGCGGCAGGCCATCCTCCGTGTCCCAGCAGCACAGAACCCCGAGGACCTACGCTTGTTTGCCAG GCTGCTGCATTATTTCAGAGGCCATCATCACCTGGAAGAGATCATGTACAATGAGAACATGCGTCGCTCGCAGCTGAAAACTTTATTAGATAAGTTTCGTAGTGTCTTGGTGATAACCAACCACGAGGACCCCATCATCTCTCTGTTTCAATCTCCACCTGACTAA
- the LOC127952756 gene encoding GATOR complex protein NPRL3 isoform X3: MCGKKFELKIDNVRFVGHPTLLQPPHTVQVSKTDPSPKRELPTMILFSVVFALRANADASVINCMHNLSRRIAIALQHEERRCQYLTREAKLMLAVQDEVTTMTETNGTPQSPFRQILPKCKLARDLTEAYDSLCTTGVVRLHINNWLEVSFCLPHKIHRVGGKHIPPEALECSLKAIRPYHALLLLDNEKALLAQLPLDCSPALVRLIKTCSAVKNLQQLAQDADLALLQVFQIAAHLVYWGKAIIIYPLCENNVYMLSPHANICIYSPLAEQFALQFPGHDLPSMLAKFSLPVSLSEFRNPLDAPVHEAQLIQMVVWMLQHRLLFQLHTYVCLLVPPIEEEPGLREEELPLVTRVTGRSLSTPSALSFGSPTSSDDMTLTSPSMDNSSAELQTGGDSPLNKRMTETLLASLTEHERQAILRVPAAQNPEDLRLFARLLHYFRGHHHLEEIMYNENMRRSQLKTLLDKFRSVLVITNHEDPIISLFQSPPD, from the exons ATGTGCGGCAAGAAGTTTGAACTAAAAATAGACAATGTGCGCTTCGTCGGACATCCAACCTTACTGCAGCCTCCACATACTGTTCAG GTCTCCAAAACTGACCCCTCCCCCAAAAGAGAACTGCCCACCATGATCCTGTTCAGTGTCGTTTTTGCATTAAGG GCCAACGCAGACGCCTCAGTCATCAACTGTATGCATAACCTGTCTCGTCGCATTGCCATCGCCCTGCAGCACGAGGAGCGCAGGTGTCAGTACCTCACCAGAGAGGCCAAGCTCATGCTGGCTGTGCAGGACGAGGTCACCACCATGACTGAGA CGAACGGCACCCCACAGTCACCGTTTCGCCAGATCCTTCCCAAGTGCAAATTAGCAAGAGACCTAACCGAGGCCTATGACAG TCTCTGCACAACTGGAGTGGTTCGGCTTCACATTAATAACTGGCTTGAGGTCAGTTTCTGTCTGCCACATAAAATCCATCGTGTAGGAGGGAAACACATCCCACCAGAAGCTCTTGAGTGCAGCCTAAAGGCCATTCG GCCCTATCACGCACTGCTGCTCCTGGACAACGAGAAGGCCTTACTGGCTCAGCTCCCACTGGACTGCTCTCCTGCTCTGGTCCGGCTCATCAAGACCTGCTCAGCCGTGAAGAACCTGCAGCAGCTGGCTCAAGATGCTGACCTGGCTCTCCTACAG GTCTTCCAGATAGCTGCACATCTGGTATACTGGGGTAAAGCCATCATTATCTATCCTCTCTGTGAGAACAACGTGTATATGCTCTCTCCCCATGCAAACATCTGCAT CTATTCTCCTTTGGCTGAGCAGTTTGCCCTCCAATTTCCAGGCCATGACCTGCCCTCCATGTTAGCTAAATTCTCACTTCCTGTGTCTCTGTCTGAGTTCAGGAATCCACTAGATGCCCCAGTGCATGAG GCCCAGCTCATTCAGATGGTGGTCTGGATGCTCCAGCACCGGCTGCTGTTTCAGCTACATACGTATGTTTGTCTGCTGGTCCCGCCTATTGAGGAGGAGCCTGGTCTGCGGGAGGAGGAGCTACCCCTAGTCACACGCGTTACAGGCCGGAGTCTGAGCACGCCCAGCGCCCTGAGTTTCGGCTCTCCCA CAAGTAGCGATGACATGACCCTCACGAGTCCCAGTATGGATAACTCGAGCGCTGAGCTCCAGACTGGAGGAGACTCTCCTCTCAATAAAAGAATGACAGAAACTCTTCTGGCCAGCCTGACTGAACATGAGCGGCAGGCCATCCTCCGTGTCCCAGCAGCACAGAACCCCGAGGACCTACGCTTGTTTGCCAG GCTGCTGCATTATTTCAGAGGCCATCATCACCTGGAAGAGATCATGTACAATGAGAACATGCGTCGCTCGCAGCTGAAAACTTTATTAGATAAGTTTCGTAGTGTCTTGGTGATAACCAACCACGAGGACCCCATCATCTCTCTGTTTCAATCTCCACCTGACTAA